ATGCATCCGGTTTGGTGATGTCCAATTTTTCCTGCTTGGATAACTTCTTATCATCTGGTTGATACCTAGAATCAAAGTACCAAGCAACATCACTTGGTTCCCGTTCATTCGTGATCCATGATTCAACTGCCTTTGCCTTAATAACTTCTGCGGGTACATCCTCAGTCGGAGGAGGTATTGCCGGAATATTGCCAACCCGCTTAAATTCGAACCAGTTTAAGTTCAATGATCCCTCGATATATTCAAATTTGATCTTTTGTTTACCCTTCTTCAAGATGACGCCATCAACCGTAGATGTGTCCCAATTTTGCCATCCCCCAGTGGATCCGACTCGTAACTTACCAAGCAGCTTCTTTTCTTCGCTAACGATATTAATCCCGGTTTGACCACTTAGATTGGCCGCATAACGAAAATCGGCTTGATAAAGGCCATCCTGTTCTACATTTATTTCGTACTCCAACCAATCTCTTCCATCCGCATACCCCATATTTAATGACCCTTCAGATGAATTCTCCGTTTGCAATCCGTATTGGGCGGCAAAATCCTCTGCTTCAATTTTCCCTGGTACTTTTAAGCCAGGCTTTTCAGGGAGCTCTGGTTTTTCAGGCAGCTTTGGCGTAGCCTGCTTCTTCGTCAGACCATATCCATAATTAAACATAAAATGACCCTTTTTGTTTTCTCTATTTTCATAGGCTTCCAAATAGAAAGGCCAACTGACTGGCAATTTACCTGAAAATTCCTCACCACCGAGCAAGACATCAGCAACTCCTGCACCCTCAGTACCAGGAAGCCACGCTGCAACCAAACCTGACCAATCCTTCATTTCATCCGTAATGATCATCGGCCGGCCAGATACTAATACGACAACAATTGGAATATTCGGATCTGCCTTGCGGACATTCTCCAATGTTAATAGATCCATTCGATTTAAATGAAGATCAGTGGCATCACCATCAGTTTCTGCATATGGTTCTTCACCTACAACAACGATAGCAGCATCATTTCCTTTTGCTCCTCTTCCATGTTTGTTATAAGTGATTTTCTTTTGTTTTCCACCAACTTCTTTTAATCCTTCTAGAATAGTCGTACCTTCAGTCGTATCACCTGATTTCCCTTGCCATGATATCGTCCAGCCACCCGACTGCTTTCCGATATCATCAGCGCTTCTGCCTGCCACAAATATTTTGTCCATTTTCTTTAATTGAGAAAGAATCGGTTTACCATTCACTTTATCATTTTTTAATAGGACTAGAGATTCACTGACGGATTGACGCGCTATTTCCCTGTTCTTTTCAGACCCAAATGACTTAGCCAACTTTGGATCTGTCATTGGTTTTTCAAAAACACCAGACTCAAACTTGACCCGAAGAATCCGTGTAACGGCATCATCTAGCCTTTTTTCTGAAATTTCACCTTCATTCACCAGTTCTTTTGTAAGTTTAAGTGTCTCTTTCCAGTTTTCAGGCTGCATCAACATATCGACCCCAGCATTCACTGCCACTTCAATCTGCTGCTTTAACCCGGAAACCGCATTCCCATTTTGATCCTTCGTGATTTGCTGTATCCCATACCAATCAGAAATGACAAATCCCGTAAAGCCCATATCCTTCTTCAATACATCGGTAAGCAGCCGTTTGTTCGCATGCATTTTCAACCCTTCAATACTATGAAAAGAAGCCATCACCGTTCTGGCCCCTGATTCAATAGCCTCCTCATATATCTTCCTGTCATTCTTAAGTATCTCTTCTTCTGTATACTCAGTCACATCACCTTGATTGACTCCGCCTTTTGTATATCCTTCACCAATGAAATGTTTAGCGGTAGCTAGAACATTTTCCGTTTTCTTAAGGTTTTTGCCTTGAAGCCCGTCAATATAGGCTGCACCCATGTTGGCAACGAGTTTTGAGTTTTCTCCAAACCCTTCATACGTTCTTCCCCATCGGATGTTTTGGACATTGGCCATTGTCGGGGCAAACGTCCAATTCACGCCTGTAGATTTGATTTCTGATGCGGCAGCATGTCCAATTTTCTCTATTAATTCTGTATTCCTAGTGGCACCTAAACCAATATTATGCGGGAAAATGGTAGCGCCTTTTACGTTATTATGACCGTGGACAGCATCTGCTCCATATAATAGTGGAATGCCCAATCGGGTAGAAACAGCTCCGGATTGATATGAATCCACTAAGTTTGACCACTTTTCACGGGTGCTGTTTTCCTCCTTTCCATCCGGAAAAGAACCTCCCCCGCTTAATACCGAACCTAATTTATATTCCTTTACATCATTTGGGGTTACTGAGGCTCGCTCAGCCTGGATCATCTGACCGACCTTTTCATCGATTGTCATTCGTTTTAACAAATCTTTGATTCTTTCTTCATCAGGTGCCTTCTCGTTCATATATAATGGTTTCCCTGCTTGCTTCGCCTTGACTGTTCCTGATATATTCCCTACGAACAAAGTAAAGGTAAAAATACACAAAATTATTATCGTAATGGTTTTTCTCATTTTTCTCCTCCATTATTTGATTTAGATTACTTTTTGCTTCTGATCCAGGTAAATCTCAAAACGAAATGAAGATGCATGTCACCCCCTTTAAAGAAAGATATGAAATATGTTTCTGCTAATCTAAAATGCAGAAGATGATTATCGGATAAAAAAACAGAATGTTCTGAATTCAAAAGCTACTCTTCATTAATGACTTCCATCCTTAATTAAAGGGAATTCTGGCATTTTTAATTCAGATTGATAAGTATACATTAAATTCATTGGTATGAATTTATAGGTACAAATGAATTATAAAGCGTTTACATAAAATTGTAAACGCTTTTTTCACTTGCAGATCAAGTCAACAAAACAGGATAATATCTGCCTTTGATAGACTGGTTCTCTTTAATGGCTCTTTCTTACTCTTTCTAAAATTAATATAACTTCAATTATATTTTTTACTAGGCTTATGGAATTGAACATGTTCCATATCCTCGTGCTGTTCCTTATTTCAACAAAAAAAAGAGACATCAAATCGTTTACGATAAGATGTCTCAAAATCTATTCAATTATCATTTTACCTGTTCCCCAAACTTGCAGTTGTTTATAAATCCTTCATTCTCTTTAATGTGTAAACAAAGTATTCCCAGTTGTTTATGGTCGAAGGGATGCTTAAGTGTTCTTCAGGTGTATGTACGGAAAACATATCCGGTCCGATTGAAACAGTATCCAATCCTGGTATCTTATCTATGAATACTCCACACTCGATCCCTGCATGTACAGCGATGATTTCAATATCTTCATGATATTTTTCTTTGTATGTCTCTTCAAATAATTTCTTGAGTTTCGAATCAGGATTATAGGGCCATTCCGGATAATCCGCGTCAACCAATAGCTCGCACCCAAGCATGTCGGCAATCGCCTTTGCTTGCGTGACCATATTATATTTGATGCTTTTGACCGAACTCCTGATTTCACTTTCGAATATCATTTCCGCTTCATTTGTTGTAACGACACCTAGATTCGTCGAACTTTCCACTAATCCTTCTATTCCCATGCTCATTCCTTGAACGCCATGCGGGATTACCAGTAAGGAGGTAATGGCTTTTGTCACCGTCTCTTTGGAAAAAACGGTTGAAGAAACCGTTTCAATCTTTTCAAACCTGATCGATACTTCAGGGTCGGAAGATTGCAGTTCATTTTTATAAGTATTTTCCCATTGCTGGAGTCTCTCCGTTATCTTCTGAACATCTTCTGCATGAATCAGTACAGTTGCCTCTGCTTCACGAGGAATTGCATTCCCTTTCAGGCCCCCGTTCATTTGCTGTATGTAGCAAGGGAAGTCTGTCGTTAATCCATGTAATACTCTGCCCAAAAGTTTATTGGAGTTCCCTCTTTCCTTATGGATGGACATACCGGAGTGTCCGCCCTTCAACCCTTTAATCCTGATGTTATAAGATACAGCATCAACAATAGAAGCCAATTCCCATCCGATTGGCAGGACCTGACGAACGCGTATTCCTCCTGCAGAGCTGACCAGCAGCTTTCCATCTTCCTCCGAATCGATATTGATCATCATTTTTCCCTTGAAGTGAGCCGGATCCACGGCAAGAGCACCGTTCATTGTCGTTTCTTCTTCAGTCGTTATGACTATCTCAAGAGAAGGATGCGGAATATCATTTGCATCCAATAATGCCAAAGCATACGCAACAGCAATTCCATTATCCGCCCCCAATGTTGTATCCGTCGCATACAACATATCTCCCACAATCCTTAATTGAAGCGGATCTTTCTCAAAATCATGAAGCGTACCCTTGTTCTTTTCGCAAACCATATCCATATGCCCCTGGATAATGACGGTAGGTGCACTTTCATATCCAATTGTGGCAGGCTTTTTGATGATAACATTCAGCGCCTCATCCTGGATCACCTCCAGGTCCCTATCCTTAGCGAAGTGAACCAGATAGTCACTGATCGCTTTTTCATTAGCCGATCCTCTGGGGATTTTGGAAATCGCTGCAAAATAATGAAACACCGGATGGCTCGATAATTCTTCTAAAGTGCTATACATGGAAATACACCCTTTCATTTAAAATATTTGTACTGCCTCTCATCCTTTTACTTTTCCAGAACGGAACACTGCTACTCTCGTGAACAATGGATACAGAACGTACCCCAGATAAACACCACTCATATTCAGGATAAGGTCATCGACATCCAAACTTCCGCGCCGAAAAACAAACTGACAGACTTCGATGCTCGAAATCGAAAGTAATGGATAAAGCAATTTCCTTTTAGCGGAGGGCTCTTTCCCTTCCCTGGACAACAAATACAGCCCGAATGGAATGAAGAGCCCCACATTGGCGCTAAGGTTATAAAATGACACAAGCCCGTTCATTTCGTTCGATAAATATAAAAGAAGCGTAGAAAAAGGAATCAAATTATACGAATATACCTGCCCTTCTGGTCGAAAGAACAGTAAAACCAATAATGATAAACTGTAGCCAAACAATACTGCCTGCCATAAAAGGCGTGGAATTCGGACCGTTTCACCTCGAAAAAAAAGAACCGTAAACGAAACGAAAAGAAGTATACAAAACCAGACAACGATGATTACTAAAGGATTCAAATATAATCGGAGCTGAAGGAAAAAAGGCAAACCGCACAAAAACAATGCTTGCGACAGCAAAAGGGAAAGCATGACCGATTTTAGAGACATATAACTCCCCCCTTCTATTTCCAAATCATTGCATATGCTTATATCCTAGGACAACTTTAAGAACCCGTCAATAAACTGCATTAACCTGTCAGTAGAAAACCGTCCGTCGAGGGGACGCTTTTTCGAATATATCAACCGATGGGAAGGATAATTCGGCCTTCTTCCGGTAAAACAAAAAAGCCGGTTCCCCATGTTCGGGAATCCTGCTTTTTTGTTTAATGATAAGTTCATTTTAAAGTGCACGGTACTTTTTCAAACTAATAATATTGATGGTGATAAAAACGGCTGCAAATGCAAGAAGAATGAGGAGATCCAGTAATACCTCATTGAACGTGAAGCCTTTATACATAATGCCGTTCATGGCATCCGAGGCGTAATAGAGAGGCATGATCTTGCCGATTTTTTGCAGCCAGTCTGACATTCCATCCAATGGGAAAATCCCTGTAAAGAAGACTTGCGGCACGATGACCAGTGGAATGAATTGTACCATTTGGAATTCAGATGTCGCGAAGCTCGATAGTAATGTACCAAGCGATAATGCAACGAGCGCGACCAGTATATTGGTCAGTAAAACGAGCCAAATGGAGCCAACAAGAACGATATCCAATACATTGACAGCATATAGTACGACAATTATGGTTTGAACGAGAGCAAATAAGCCATATCCGATCACATAGCCCGCTACAATTTCGTATCTTTTAATCGGGGTGGCAAGCAGCCGTTCCAATGTACCACTTGTACGCTCTTTCAAAAGCGCAATCCCCGCTATTAAAAATACAAAGAAGAAAACGAAAAAGCTGACGAGCATCGGACTGAAAGTATCAAAACCTTTTGTGCTGGCATCCCCGTATACATATTGCTTCTCAATTGAAGGAGTGTTTTTTTCATTCCCTTGCAAAGCCTGCATCATTTGCATTTGAATGGCCTTTGCACGTGATGGTTCGTCGTTCAATAGTGTCAGTTTCATTTTGCCATTTTCAACATGCAGCCAGCCATCCGAATCATTTTCAATCATTTTTTCCTGTGAAAATTCCTCAGCAGCCGTTACTTGAAAATCCGCTTGTTTCAATGCTTTGACCATGGTTTCATCACTGCCTGTAACAACGAGTTTCAAATCACTTGCTTCTGTATCGAAAATAAAATACATGAGCGTTAAAATGAGCAATGGAGCCAGGAAAAATAAAGCGAGTGTCCTTCGATCCCGGCGCAGCTGCTGTGTAATTCGAGTAACTAGAGAGGCAATTCTCATTTTTGGCCACCTCCAATCCTTAAAAAAACATCATCAAGCGTTTCCGCGGCAAATTGTGTTTTTAAAGCTGCCGGGGTTCCTGCCGCGATGATTTCACCTTCACGCAGCATCGCCAGTTTATCGCATCTTTCCGCTTCATCCATTACATGCGTCGTAATGATGATCGTCTTATGATCTTCATTACTTAAACGCTCAAGTTCCTGCCAAATTGATTGTTTCAGCAAAGGGTCTATTCCTACTGTCGGTTCATCCAAAATGAGAATCGCCGGATTTTGGATGAGTGCAACCGCCAGTGACAGACGGCGTTTCATTCCCCCGGAATAATGCGCAACCCGAACATTCAAGTCATTCGTCAACTGTACGATTTCAGCTGCATATTGAATGCGTTCCCTTCGTTCCTTTTTCGAAAAACGGTATAGCTTCGCAAAAAATTCGAGATTTTCAGCTCCCGTCAGTTCTGTATATAAAGCATCGGACTGTGCCATATAGCCGACATCCATTAACAGTGCTTCATTTGGCACTTCATGATCCAGAACTGTGACTTTACCCGCATCGGGCTTAATCAATCCGACAATCATTTTAATCAAGGTCGTCTTTCCGCATCCGGATGGACCTAGCAAGCCAAAAATTCCGCTTTTTTCAATATTCAGGCTCAATGGCTGAATGACCTTTTTCTGATGAAAACCTTTGGCAATTCCTTCAATGGAAATCGCATTTTTCAATGTACACACATCCTCCCTCTTTAATTAACACGGTGTTGAGTGTATCATCATTCTAAGACAGCATTTGGTCTAATACAATCAACACATTTGGAAAAATGTTCAGTGAAGGAGACATTCCATGGCATCGATTCATGAGGATATGGTACAAAAGACGAAAATGCAGATACAATATCATTTCATTGCACTCGTTGAAGCAGAGGGGTTCTCACATGTATCAGTGAAGAAAATTGCAGAGCGCGCCAACATTAATCGGGGCACATTCTATTTGCATTACACAGATAAATATGAATTGATGGATCACTTACAGCAGGAATTGTTAAATGAACTTCAAACTCGCATTACTGCCATTTTGCCGAAAGAGGCTTTTATGGCTCTTCATCAACAACAGCTTTACCCGCCCTTCATAGCGATTTTTCAATTCATCAGTGAGCATGCCCACGCTTTGAGGGCCATTCTTGGTGATCAGGGCGATCCTTCTTTTGCAAAAAAAATAAAGCGCGTATTCGGTGAAGTACTATTAGAGCGTTTGATCAGCCATCATCCAGCAGCTAAAGATGAAGCATTCCGCATGTATATGCACGCCTTCATGACATCGGCGATTTTAGGGGTGATACAGGAGTGGCTGGAGAATTGTGAAGAGCAGACGGCGGAAGAAATGGCGAAAATCCATTTTCAAATCTTGAACTTCATCAGCCAATTGCGCACATTCATACAATGAACGATCAAAGGCATGTTCCATCAACATACCTTTAAATCTGATTACATCTTGGCTTCCGCTCCTATATTACCAACGGAATAATACCTGCTCTTAGAGATGCTCATAGCAAAAAAACTCATTTAAAATAAATGAGTTTAAAAGCAAAACAAGATATGGATTTTTCGCTCAGCGTTCCCGGATAGAGCACAGGGATTTCATAATTGAATACCTAATGATGTTAGGATTTTAGTTGATTTACCTTAGGGAAAACAATTTTAAAAACGGATTCTTTTTCTTATCCGTTATCCTTAACTCATCCATGATGATTTGATCCTCATGATCGGCTATCCATTTCCTTAGTGCATCTTTATCCTGGCATTGTGTTAAATATGTCTGGCCACCCTTGCCTGTAGCATTAATAACATATCTATTGAACGTCTTCTCCATAATTGCCCGCCTTTTTAATAAAATGTGTTGAATTTTTAAATACGAATGCAATGCTTTTTTTCTTTATCATTTACAAAAGAAACATAATATATATTACAAATTTTGATTGGCGAATAGTGTTTTCTGCTTGAAAGTATTGAATAAAGTACATCGGTGCTGGTTATCATAATCGGATTAATCGAACCTATCATAATGTGCTAACTAATATTTGTCAATACGTTTTTAAAATGTAAATGAAACGTAAATTTTCAGTCTTGTTAAAGAAATATTTTTTTACGATTTAGGGGTTTACAACTGCTAAATGTTGGGAGTAGAATACGTTTATCAATTTAATGCATTTCGGCCTAAACTCAAGGGAATTGAGTACGGAGGACCCAATCAATTGGGGTTAATTCTGCCTTGCAGAAGGGATGAGATCAGCTCTTTCGCCATCCTACCCGTCAGCTAACTTCGTCGGCTAAAGCGAAGGAGGTCATAAGACCGCCTATTTCGGGAGTTTATTTGCACGCTTTTTGTGGCAAAATAACTGTTCGTTGTTTTCGCTGGTCTTTTTATTATGCCTTTAAAAAAAGATTTCTGAAAGCAGATTGATGATTAAAATCACATACAGTTTCACACAATTTTTTTAGGTAGGGATGATCATTTGAGAATGAAAAAAAATTTATTGGATCCGCCCAAGATACTTGTACTAGGCTTTGCCATCCTGATACTTATTGGGGCCTATTTATTAACCCTGCCGATTTCCACAGAAAATGGAAATGGTCTTTCTTTTCTGGATGCTTTATTCACCTCGACTTCCGCTACATGTGTAACAGGACTGGTCGTAGTGGATACAGGAACGACCTTCACCACTTTTGGTGAGTTGGTCATCTTAACACTGATACAGATAGGCGGTTTAGGGTTCATGTCATTTGCGACATTTTTCTTTTTCCTTTTAGGCAAAAAGATTTCTTTAAAAGGCAGGTTACTCTTGCAGGAATCCTTAAATAATCTATCCATGGCAGGTGTAGTCAGGTTAGTGAAACGGCTTTTAATTTTCACGGCAATCATTGAGGGCATGGGTGCCCTTATTCTA
The DNA window shown above is from Peribacillus sp. FSL P2-0133 and carries:
- a CDS encoding ABC transporter permease, giving the protein MRIASLVTRITQQLRRDRRTLALFFLAPLLILTLMYFIFDTEASDLKLVVTGSDETMVKALKQADFQVTAAEEFSQEKMIENDSDGWLHVENGKMKLTLLNDEPSRAKAIQMQMMQALQGNEKNTPSIEKQYVYGDASTKGFDTFSPMLVSFFVFFFVFLIAGIALLKERTSGTLERLLATPIKRYEIVAGYVIGYGLFALVQTIIVVLYAVNVLDIVLVGSIWLVLLTNILVALVALSLGTLLSSFATSEFQMVQFIPLVIVPQVFFTGIFPLDGMSDWLQKIGKIMPLYYASDAMNGIMYKGFTFNEVLLDLLILLAFAAVFITINIISLKKYRAL
- a CDS encoding glycoside hydrolase family 3 N-terminal domain-containing protein codes for the protein MRKTITIIILCIFTFTLFVGNISGTVKAKQAGKPLYMNEKAPDEERIKDLLKRMTIDEKVGQMIQAERASVTPNDVKEYKLGSVLSGGGSFPDGKEENSTREKWSNLVDSYQSGAVSTRLGIPLLYGADAVHGHNNVKGATIFPHNIGLGATRNTELIEKIGHAAASEIKSTGVNWTFAPTMANVQNIRWGRTYEGFGENSKLVANMGAAYIDGLQGKNLKKTENVLATAKHFIGEGYTKGGVNQGDVTEYTEEEILKNDRKIYEEAIESGARTVMASFHSIEGLKMHANKRLLTDVLKKDMGFTGFVISDWYGIQQITKDQNGNAVSGLKQQIEVAVNAGVDMLMQPENWKETLKLTKELVNEGEISEKRLDDAVTRILRVKFESGVFEKPMTDPKLAKSFGSEKNREIARQSVSESLVLLKNDKVNGKPILSQLKKMDKIFVAGRSADDIGKQSGGWTISWQGKSGDTTEGTTILEGLKEVGGKQKKITYNKHGRGAKGNDAAIVVVGEEPYAETDGDATDLHLNRMDLLTLENVRKADPNIPIVVVLVSGRPMIITDEMKDWSGLVAAWLPGTEGAGVADVLLGGEEFSGKLPVSWPFYLEAYENRENKKGHFMFNYGYGLTKKQATPKLPEKPELPEKPGLKVPGKIEAEDFAAQYGLQTENSSEGSLNMGYADGRDWLEYEINVEQDGLYQADFRYAANLSGQTGINIVSEEKKLLGKLRVGSTGGWQNWDTSTVDGVILKKGKQKIKFEYIEGSLNLNWFEFKRVGNIPAIPPPTEDVPAEVIKAKAVESWITNEREPSDVAWYFDSRYQPDDKKLSKQEKLDITKPDASNLTTINIDPTKQYQSILGIGSSMDESTVHNLTKMSPDKRQEVLDKLIDPDKGIGMSLIRTTIGTSDFTAQEFYTYDDMPPGKTDVNLKHFSIQKDIDYKIIETLKQIKEINPDVTFFASPWSPPGWMKTSDSMIKGQVKDEYLPILAKYYLKYFQAYKKQGIDISAMTLQNEPMLEIEYPSTNMPYSQAAELAALLRKELDNNGFKHVKLWGFDHNPSDTGAYAEQLLKDKGAYDALDGTAFHDYGGSLSEMTRLHNLFPQKNVYLTERAVWGTYGADRIAQYMRNWARSYNSWVVMLDSDIQTHQWVGQPDPTLLIQDSADRDNYWLTPEYYLTGHFSKFVKPGFTRVDSDYGSSDTVTNVAFLSPDQKTLVSIVINQSYEPQKFKFISEGEQIKGELPAKSVATYQWQR
- a CDS encoding aminoacyl-histidine dipeptidase: MYSTLEELSSHPVFHYFAAISKIPRGSANEKAISDYLVHFAKDRDLEVIQDEALNVIIKKPATIGYESAPTVIIQGHMDMVCEKNKGTLHDFEKDPLQLRIVGDMLYATDTTLGADNGIAVAYALALLDANDIPHPSLEIVITTEEETTMNGALAVDPAHFKGKMMINIDSEEDGKLLVSSAGGIRVRQVLPIGWELASIVDAVSYNIRIKGLKGGHSGMSIHKERGNSNKLLGRVLHGLTTDFPCYIQQMNGGLKGNAIPREAEATVLIHAEDVQKITERLQQWENTYKNELQSSDPEVSIRFEKIETVSSTVFSKETVTKAITSLLVIPHGVQGMSMGIEGLVESSTNLGVVTTNEAEMIFESEIRSSVKSIKYNMVTQAKAIADMLGCELLVDADYPEWPYNPDSKLKKLFEETYKEKYHEDIEIIAVHAGIECGVFIDKIPGLDTVSIGPDMFSVHTPEEHLSIPSTINNWEYFVYTLKRMKDL
- a CDS encoding ABC transporter ATP-binding protein — encoded protein: MKNAISIEGIAKGFHQKKVIQPLSLNIEKSGIFGLLGPSGCGKTTLIKMIVGLIKPDAGKVTVLDHEVPNEALLMDVGYMAQSDALYTELTGAENLEFFAKLYRFSKKERRERIQYAAEIVQLTNDLNVRVAHYSGGMKRRLSLAVALIQNPAILILDEPTVGIDPLLKQSIWQELERLSNEDHKTIIITTHVMDEAERCDKLAMLREGEIIAAGTPAALKTQFAAETLDDVFLRIGGGQK
- a CDS encoding TetR/AcrR family transcriptional regulator C-terminal domain-containing protein — translated: MASIHEDMVQKTKMQIQYHFIALVEAEGFSHVSVKKIAERANINRGTFYLHYTDKYELMDHLQQELLNELQTRITAILPKEAFMALHQQQLYPPFIAIFQFISEHAHALRAILGDQGDPSFAKKIKRVFGEVLLERLISHHPAAKDEAFRMYMHAFMTSAILGVIQEWLENCEEQTAEEMAKIHFQILNFISQLRTFIQ
- a CDS encoding VanZ family protein, which gives rise to MSLKSVMLSLLLSQALFLCGLPFFLQLRLYLNPLVIIVVWFCILLFVSFTVLFFRGETVRIPRLLWQAVLFGYSLSLLVLLFFRPEGQVYSYNLIPFSTLLLYLSNEMNGLVSFYNLSANVGLFIPFGLYLLSREGKEPSAKRKLLYPLLSISSIEVCQFVFRRGSLDVDDLILNMSGVYLGYVLYPLFTRVAVFRSGKVKG